One window of the Colletotrichum destructivum chromosome 4, complete sequence genome contains the following:
- a CDS encoding Putative auxiliary Activity family 9: MKSYAALALTASMANMVAGHAIFQQLWVNGADQESSCVRMPASNSPIEDPTSNNMRCNAGSAAATSTCGVKAGDTVTVEMHQHNDRDCTKEAIGGAHHGPVMAYLSAVDDAAAADGSTPFFKIFESGYFAENKTWGNDLINEGCGKQSFTIPSDIAPGDYLLRAETVALHAAGSANGAQYYMSCYQLKIEGTGTAKPEGVSFPGAYKATDPGLLINIYNTITDYVIPGPAVYGGGSGSGSGSGSAPAPSAPAASAPAASAPAAAPTSAPPAASSAAAAPTTLVTKPASSAPAAAPTAPASPAPSTGAGAGCKKRRARKARRSAKY, translated from the exons ATGAAGTCTTACGCTGCCCTCGCCCTTACCGCCTCCATGGCCAACATGGTTGCCGGTCACGCCATCTTCCAGCAACTCTGggtcaacggcgccgaccaGGAGTCCAGCTGCGTCCGCATGCCT GCCTCCAACTCCCCCATCGAGGACCCCACCTCCAACAACATGCGCTGCAACGccggctcggcggccgccacctccacctgcggcgtcaaggccggtgacaccgtcaccgtcgagaTGCACCAGCACAACGACCGCGACTGCACCAAGgaggccatcggcggcgcccacCACGGCCCCGTCATGGCCTACCTgagcgccgtcgacgacgccgccgccgccgacggctccaCCCCCTTCTTCAAGATCTTCGAGTCGGGCTACTTCGCCGAGAACAAGACCTGGGGCAACGACCTCATCAACGAGGGCTGCGGCAAGCAGAGCTTCACCATCCCCTCTGACATCGCCCCCGGTGACTACCTCCTCCGCGCCGAGACCGTCGCcctccacgccgccggctccgccaACGGCGCCCAGTACTACATGTC CTGCTATCAATTGAAGATTGAGGGAACTGGAACTGCTAAGCCTGAGGGTGTCTCGTTCCCCGGTGCGTACAAGGCCACCGACCCCGGTCTGTTGATCAACATCtacaacaccatcaccgaTTACGTCATCCCCGGCCCCGCTGTttacggcggcggctccggctccggctccggctctggCTCCGCTCCTGCCCCCTCTGcccctgctgcttctgcccCCGCTGCCTCTGCTCCGGCTGCTGCCCCTACCTCTGCTCCCCCGGCtgccagcagcgccgccgctgcccctACCACCCTCGTCACCAAGCCTGCCTCCAGCGCtcctgctgccgcccccaCCGCTCCTGCCAGCCCTGCTCCCAGCActggcgccggtgccggctGCAAGAAGCGCCGTGCCCGCAAGGCCCGCCGCTCCGCCAAGTACTAA